A portion of the Bdellovibrionales bacterium genome contains these proteins:
- the queC gene encoding 7-cyano-7-deazaguanine synthase QueC — translation MRKRSIVLLSAGLDSAVNLFQAHRDTEVILALTFDYGQRAAVREVQKAKSLCGLLSLKHQVVNLPWFIDFTTTSLINRNEPVPESGEVDINSLGQSRATAEKVWIPNRNGIFLNIAAGYAEGLGADYIVPGFNAEEASTFPDNSEDFIEVLNQSLRFSTASRVEVRCYTTHLTKPMIVRKGRELGVPFEDIWPCYHAGEEWCGKCESCLRFLRALKEG, via the coding sequence GTGAGAAAGAGATCTATCGTTCTATTGTCCGCAGGCTTGGATTCGGCGGTCAATCTATTCCAAGCTCATCGCGATACTGAAGTTATTCTGGCTTTGACGTTTGACTATGGACAACGAGCTGCTGTTCGAGAGGTTCAAAAGGCCAAGTCGCTCTGTGGGCTTCTCTCTCTAAAACATCAGGTTGTAAATTTGCCTTGGTTTATTGATTTTACTACGACCTCTTTGATAAATCGAAATGAGCCTGTGCCAGAGTCAGGCGAAGTTGATATCAATTCATTGGGGCAATCAAGGGCTACAGCGGAAAAAGTTTGGATACCAAACCGAAATGGAATTTTTTTAAATATTGCGGCCGGCTATGCTGAGGGTTTGGGTGCCGATTATATTGTGCCCGGTTTTAATGCTGAAGAAGCATCAACATTTCCAGATAATTCCGAAGACTTTATTGAGGTGCTCAATCAAAGCTTAAGATTCTCCACGGCTTCTCGAGTCGAGGTTCGCTGTTACACAACTCATTTGACGAAGCCAATGATCGTTCGCAAGGGGAGAGAGCTGGGGGTTCCTTTCGAGGATATTTGGCCTTGCTATCATGCTGGAGAAGAGTGGTGTGGGAAGTGTGAGTCTTGTCTGCGTTTTCTGCGAGCTCTGAAGGAGGGATAA
- a CDS encoding DUF366 family protein: MKSLWITKIFPYDGTQLRPLFAYLSEGILGDSIVSWRGPCQIDWVNMVDGEDLRARSPIAGSDMVHFIVEKFDCSLFAAVSLQRLITAIALELIRDLAKESALALQIFRAGDDLFCGERKLSISVATLSLRSALIHFALNVSNEGTPVPTLSLTDLGINPEEFSRMLLDRVVEEVHSVTEATCKVRTV; the protein is encoded by the coding sequence ATGAAGAGCCTTTGGATCACCAAAATATTTCCATACGATGGCACCCAACTTCGACCCTTGTTTGCCTATTTGAGTGAAGGAATATTGGGCGACTCCATTGTCTCCTGGCGAGGACCTTGCCAGATAGACTGGGTGAACATGGTTGATGGTGAAGACCTTCGGGCTCGGAGTCCCATTGCGGGATCGGATATGGTCCATTTTATCGTCGAGAAATTCGATTGCAGTTTGTTTGCTGCGGTTAGTTTGCAAAGACTCATAACAGCTATAGCGCTTGAGCTGATTCGAGATTTAGCAAAAGAGAGCGCTCTCGCTCTGCAGATTTTTCGGGCTGGAGATGATCTGTTTTGTGGAGAAAGAAAACTGAGCATTAGTGTAGCTACTTTGAGTCTGAGGTCAGCTTTAATTCATTTTGCACTCAACGTCAGCAACGAGGGAACCCCTGTTCCTACCTTGTCGTTGACTGATCTCGGAATAAACCCCGAGGAGTTTTCTCGCATGCTGTTGGATAGAGTCGTTGAGGAAGTCCATAGTGTGACTGAGGCGACCTGCAAAGTCAGGACTGTCTGA